A stretch of Desulfobacter hydrogenophilus DNA encodes these proteins:
- the mnmA gene encoding tRNA 2-thiouridine(34) synthase MnmA: protein MSDSPVVAVGLSGGIDSLVAGFLIKQRFKKVFGVHFTTGYEKSLTDVSALASVFGFPVHTIDLSREFETRVVDYFVSTYMAGKTPNPCIVCNMQIKFNALFDHAQKLGADLMATGHYATVINRYTPGGEKIRQAWLERGADFNKDQSYFLSMLSPDTLGRLVFPLADFTKSQVRKFAGQHDLVPVVPNESQDICFLPDKNHGAFIIAKTKVSPKPGPVVDNQGRIVGSHQGLHKFTVGQRRGINIPGPAPYYVKKIDMNTNTLHVCVKSDLAQKRMTVEQMVWNYPEKENIRELTVQIRYGHTAAPAALDWDDTRGIVTFEIPQNAVTPGQAAVFYHGNRVLGAGLISGNQ from the coding sequence ATGTCTGATTCACCGGTTGTTGCCGTGGGCCTGAGCGGCGGAATAGACTCCCTGGTGGCAGGGTTTCTTATTAAACAGCGTTTTAAAAAGGTTTTCGGCGTTCATTTCACCACCGGCTATGAAAAAAGTCTGACGGATGTATCTGCTCTGGCGTCCGTTTTTGGGTTTCCCGTGCACACCATTGATTTGTCTCGGGAATTTGAGACCAGGGTCGTTGATTATTTTGTCTCAACCTACATGGCCGGAAAAACACCGAATCCATGCATTGTCTGCAATATGCAGATAAAATTTAATGCGTTGTTTGACCATGCACAAAAGCTTGGGGCGGATCTGATGGCAACAGGCCATTATGCAACGGTTATCAACAGGTATACCCCCGGCGGAGAAAAGATTAGACAGGCATGGCTTGAAAGGGGGGCTGACTTTAATAAAGACCAGTCCTATTTTCTATCCATGCTTTCCCCTGACACTTTAGGCAGATTGGTATTTCCCCTGGCCGATTTTACTAAAAGCCAGGTCCGAAAATTTGCCGGACAACACGACCTTGTACCGGTTGTGCCGAATGAAAGCCAGGATATCTGTTTTTTGCCGGATAAAAATCATGGGGCGTTCATTATTGCAAAAACAAAGGTCTCCCCAAAGCCCGGGCCTGTGGTTGACAACCAGGGCAGGATCGTTGGATCCCATCAGGGACTTCACAAATTTACGGTTGGTCAGCGCAGGGGCATCAATATTCCGGGTCCTGCACCCTACTATGTAAAAAAAATTGATATGAACACCAATACACTTCATGTGTGTGTTAAATCAGATCTTGCCCAAAAACGGATGACGGTTGAGCAGATGGTCTGGAATTATCCTGAAAAAGAAAACATCAGGGAACTGACTGTTCAGATTCGTTACGGCCACACGGCAGCCCCTGCCGCCCTTGACTGGGATGACACACGTGGCATTGTAACATTCGAAATACCCCAAAATGCGGTGACGCCCGGACAAGCCGCGGTATTCTATCACGGGAACCGCGTATTAGGTGCAGGTTTGATTTCAGGAAACCAATGA
- a CDS encoding NIL domain-containing protein, with protein MVYDTGFGFDLTKATEVKELYSKIVILDFPPRSAQKPIVCQLVKKYDLMFNILKARISSKREGHMVLEISCAGKAAFNKGITYLKEQGVRVSTPEHKIYKDEEKCTHCGACTAVCPTSALYIKRPEMEVIFDLKKCSLCERCLLTCPVRAMGLFSDDLKETA; from the coding sequence ATGGTATATGATACTGGATTTGGTTTCGACCTAACAAAAGCAACGGAGGTTAAGGAGTTGTATTCAAAGATTGTAATTTTAGATTTTCCGCCCCGATCAGCCCAAAAGCCCATTGTCTGTCAGCTGGTTAAAAAATATGACCTGATGTTTAATATCTTAAAAGCACGAATATCTTCAAAAAGAGAAGGTCATATGGTACTTGAAATCTCTTGTGCCGGGAAAGCTGCATTTAACAAGGGGATCACGTACTTAAAGGAACAGGGGGTCCGTGTATCAACACCTGAACATAAAATTTATAAGGATGAAGAAAAATGCACCCATTGCGGCGCATGTACCGCAGTCTGCCCCACAAGCGCCCTGTACATCAAACGTCCTGAAATGGAAGTAATATTTGACCTAAAAAAGTGCAGTCTGTGTGAGCGCTGTCTTCTGACCTGCCCCGTCCGGGCCATGGGTCTGTTCAGTGATGATTTAAAAGAAACTGCCTGA
- a CDS encoding ATP-binding protein, with protein MSQNASYNTLIQRIKELEHENATLKQGIVAHKKSRAIDTSFGSTSADLADAINQKIEKERALLFAAVEQFSEMVYITNSEGIIQYLNPAFEHLTGFSKEECIGKDINMFRSSKHDSQFNINLRAIISSGRVWRGHAEFKKKGSSFCIMDITIFSVRDKHGTITNYVGVQQNVSNKQAINERIVQAQKLESLGTLAGGIAHDLNNMLLPIIGNAEILLFNGSAYDNQTKESLTQVYESGLQAKELVQQILTFSRQKKIQRRPLQIQDSIDTVLMLMKSGIPRNILIKKNVDPSCPPVIANSTQLHQIIMNLISNGMHAMGETGGVIKVLLKPVTVSQSDSSGGIKPGNYICLSISDTGGGISKEVRNHIFEPFYTTKGNEGGTGMGLSVVYGIVKDMAGSIKVHSQLGKGSEFRLYFPTFLEKNVELRLQTSALNEKICIKYHINVLFVDDENIILNVAKSMLDQLGCGITTMTDPLIALERFKKEPLTYDLVITDLYMPHMNGDCLAKNIREIRPDVPIFLCTGFCDDITLDMMSQIGIRAVLSKPLSIKDFSDKIGKFFKPKTSIT; from the coding sequence ATGTCCCAAAATGCGTCATATAACACCTTAATACAACGGATTAAAGAGCTTGAACATGAAAATGCCACCCTGAAACAAGGCATCGTCGCACATAAAAAATCCCGGGCTATTGACACAAGTTTTGGCTCTACCTCTGCTGACCTTGCGGATGCAATCAATCAAAAAATTGAAAAAGAGAGAGCGTTGCTATTCGCTGCAGTCGAGCAATTTTCTGAAATGGTTTACATTACAAATTCCGAAGGGATTATTCAGTATCTTAATCCTGCATTTGAGCATCTGACCGGGTTTTCTAAGGAGGAATGTATTGGCAAGGATATCAACATGTTTAGAAGCAGCAAACATGACAGTCAATTTAATATTAACCTGCGGGCCATCATCAGTTCCGGGCGGGTGTGGCGCGGTCATGCCGAGTTTAAAAAAAAAGGCAGCTCTTTTTGTATAATGGACATTACCATCTTTTCGGTCAGGGATAAACATGGCACCATTACCAACTATGTCGGTGTGCAGCAGAATGTTTCCAATAAGCAAGCGATCAATGAAAGAATAGTCCAGGCCCAGAAACTCGAATCCCTTGGCACCTTGGCCGGTGGTATAGCCCACGATCTTAATAATATGCTGCTTCCCATCATAGGGAATGCAGAAATTTTGCTTTTTAACGGTTCTGCTTATGACAATCAGACAAAAGAAAGTCTGACACAGGTTTATGAAAGTGGCCTTCAGGCAAAAGAACTTGTCCAGCAGATTTTAACTTTTTCCCGTCAAAAGAAAATTCAAAGACGGCCGTTACAAATACAAGATAGTATAGACACCGTACTAATGCTGATGAAATCCGGTATTCCACGCAATATTTTAATAAAAAAAAATGTAGACCCAAGCTGTCCTCCTGTCATTGCAAATTCCACCCAACTGCATCAGATTATAATGAATTTGATTAGTAATGGCATGCATGCCATGGGCGAAACAGGCGGTGTCATAAAGGTTTTATTGAAGCCTGTAACCGTCTCCCAATCCGATTCCAGCGGCGGGATCAAGCCTGGAAATTATATTTGTCTAAGTATTTCAGATACAGGGGGGGGGATATCAAAGGAGGTGAGGAACCATATCTTTGAACCGTTTTATACCACCAAAGGCAATGAAGGTGGCACCGGCATGGGACTGTCTGTTGTGTATGGTATTGTCAAAGATATGGCCGGCAGCATAAAGGTACACAGCCAGCTGGGCAAGGGAAGTGAGTTCAGGTTATATTTTCCAACATTTTTGGAGAAAAATGTTGAATTACGGCTTCAAACATCTGCCCTAAATGAGAAAATATGCATTAAGTATCACATCAATGTTCTTTTTGTGGATGATGAAAATATCATTCTCAACGTAGCAAAATCCATGCTGGACCAGTTAGGGTGTGGAATCACTACCATGACGGATCCTCTGATTGCCCTTGAGCGTTTCAAAAAAGAACCCTTAACGTATGATCTTGTGATTACGGATTTGTATATGCCGCATATGAATGGTGATTGTCTGGCAAAAAATATAAGAGAAATCCGCCCGGATGTCCCCATCTTTCTTTGTACAGGATTTTGCGACGATATTACGTTAGACATGATGTCCCAAATAGGTATCAGGGCTGTATTATCCAAGCCGCTTTCCATAAAAGATTTTTCTGATAAAATTGGGAAATTTTTTAAGCCAAAGACGTCTATTACTTAA
- a CDS encoding peptide chain release factor family protein, protein MPGPDIEKIRALEKKMDYLGIHKKDILEKFIKASGRGGQKVNKSSSAVFLTHLPTQISVKFGKYRSQHLNRFMALRYLVEKIEQLKSGMPDATARKLARVKKQKQRRRKKALNKVSDRKAN, encoded by the coding sequence ATGCCCGGTCCTGATATAGAAAAAATAAGAGCCCTTGAAAAGAAAATGGATTATTTGGGTATTCATAAAAAAGATATTCTGGAGAAATTTATAAAAGCCTCGGGCCGTGGCGGTCAAAAGGTTAATAAATCGTCTTCGGCCGTATTTTTGACCCATCTGCCCACCCAAATAAGCGTAAAATTTGGGAAATACAGATCCCAGCACTTGAACCGGTTTATGGCTTTGAGATACCTGGTGGAAAAAATTGAACAGCTAAAATCCGGGATGCCCGATGCCACAGCCCGAAAATTAGCCCGGGTGAAAAAACAGAAGCAACGGCGAAGAAAAAAGGCGCTTAATAAAGTGTCGGATCGCAAGGCGAACTGA
- a CDS encoding pyruvate, water dikinase regulatory protein → MKDMLGSGKFQMIYIVSCGEGVNAFHLVESTLVQFPDSDITVVKVPRIRTESQVDDLIDKVKDIESIIVHTIVDSNLRKYLTRQGMDNHIVTIDLMGPIISRIETFLDRKPLETPGLYREIHLVNLEQVSAIDFALAHDDGLNPESITEAEIVLIGLSRAGKTPLSMYMSVLGWKVANIPFVPGVPMPLSLDLVDRRRVFGLNINPIQLQAHRRMRQESLGAKDIYAYSGKDEIEKEIETAQKYFITKGYSMINVSNKPIETSAEEIIEMITRRFKAKAHMRVFMQNPGSPQSDLNL, encoded by the coding sequence ATGAAAGACATGCTGGGATCCGGAAAATTTCAAATGATATACATTGTCTCCTGCGGTGAGGGGGTCAACGCCTTCCATCTCGTGGAATCCACTCTTGTACAGTTTCCTGATTCCGATATCACTGTTGTAAAAGTCCCCAGGATACGTACGGAAAGCCAGGTCGATGATCTCATCGATAAGGTCAAGGATATTGAAAGTATTATTGTTCATACCATTGTTGATTCAAACCTTCGCAAGTACCTTACGCGCCAGGGCATGGATAATCATATTGTTACCATTGATCTGATGGGCCCCATTATTTCAAGGATCGAAACATTTCTTGACCGCAAACCCCTGGAAACCCCGGGACTCTACAGGGAGATTCACCTGGTAAACTTAGAACAGGTGTCTGCCATTGATTTTGCCCTGGCCCATGATGACGGCTTGAATCCAGAAAGTATAACCGAAGCCGAAATTGTGTTGATAGGACTGTCCCGTGCCGGAAAAACGCCTTTGTCAATGTATATGAGCGTTCTGGGTTGGAAAGTAGCCAATATTCCCTTTGTTCCCGGCGTTCCCATGCCCCTGAGCCTGGATCTTGTGGACCGGCGCCGGGTGTTTGGACTAAACATCAACCCCATACAGCTGCAGGCACACAGGAGAATGCGCCAGGAGAGCCTGGGGGCAAAGGATATCTACGCCTATTCCGGAAAGGATGAAATTGAAAAGGAGATTGAAACCGCCCAGAAATATTTTATTACCAAAGGCTATTCTATGATCAATGTGAGCAATAAACCCATAGAGACCAGTGCCGAGGAGATTATTGAAATGATTACGCGCAGATTCAAGGCCAAGGCCCATATGAGGGTCTTTATGCAAAATCCGGGCAGCCCGCAAAGCGATTTGAATTTGTGA
- a CDS encoding response regulator: MTRYFILMFILIVTVVPCQARDFMVEFVEENYMENQEDYAKTPMIYHSFQVRSHAGLKMLVLTGGHPEYRTWLRQYVAQDKGFIVKVPDNENDLFIASKIYETDVRNVHPFNPTTWSMEGSRIFDTKDLSDTQAWIIAGPGHILVLDQNDKRSELIDTVVKRMGYIGMISGDPEVALGVFRNQPEKFKMIIVNYDMPGMGSEAFVDKLLNIDHKIPILVETGYNNEKLKRQYLSKFSGAGTVTVTPVVLDRLQQNIKNLIKSEKETAAQPVNG; the protein is encoded by the coding sequence ATGACACGTTATTTCATCCTGATGTTTATCTTGATTGTAACGGTAGTGCCCTGCCAGGCCAGGGATTTCATGGTGGAATTTGTAGAGGAAAACTACATGGAAAACCAGGAAGACTATGCCAAGACTCCCATGATTTACCATTCTTTTCAGGTGCGTTCCCATGCGGGCTTAAAGATGCTTGTGCTCACCGGGGGACATCCTGAATACCGTACGTGGCTGCGCCAATACGTTGCCCAGGATAAAGGTTTCATTGTCAAGGTTCCTGATAATGAAAACGATTTGTTTATTGCTTCAAAAATCTATGAAACCGATGTTAGAAATGTCCATCCCTTTAATCCTACAACCTGGTCAATGGAAGGTAGCCGCATTTTTGACACCAAGGATCTGTCGGATACACAGGCCTGGATAATAGCCGGCCCGGGACATATTCTCGTGCTGGATCAAAACGACAAACGCAGTGAACTCATCGATACTGTGGTCAAGCGTATGGGCTATATCGGCATGATCTCAGGCGATCCTGAAGTGGCTTTGGGCGTATTCAGAAATCAGCCTGAAAAATTTAAAATGATCATTGTGAATTATGATATGCCTGGTATGGGCTCCGAGGCCTTTGTTGATAAACTGCTCAATATTGATCATAAAATACCGATACTTGTGGAAACCGGCTATAATAACGAAAAACTCAAGCGGCAATATCTGTCGAAATTTTCAGGCGCAGGAACGGTTACGGTTACACCCGTGGTATTGGACCGTCTTCAACAGAACATAAAAAATTTGATTAAATCTGAGAAAGAAACTGCGGCACAACCTGTAAATGGATAA
- a CDS encoding iron chelate uptake ABC transporter family permease subunit has translation MFDLFVAPLAETYFQKALIGGSIVAMVAGVVGCLVVLRRMAFLGDALSHAMIAGVAGGYLVMKLFFGLEAHAPGMLLGSLIAAVTTVALISFVSRISRVKEDTAIGIMYTGIFALGVVAVSIFRHYIHIDLMHFIMGDILGVADTDLWVSAFVAAGVLSVIILFFRHFQLSTFDPIMAASIGLPVVLLDYLFTTCVSLVVVSAVSMVGVILVVGLLITPAATAYLLCDRLDKMMMLAALFGVTSVIGGLYLCVWLDSAGGGAIMLFCTLQFLVVLMVAPKYGLLARWMRLRNLVPQQVVEDVLTTVLRNGKPAPPELIRKYAGEGKGLQKALRRMVQDGLLRHDDQAYSLTDKGEKEASIVLRAHRLWETYLKNIGTPEQEVHATAHQLEHLDQAQTLAYLNKKLGNPKIDPHGKTIPTK, from the coding sequence ATGTTTGATCTTTTTGTTGCCCCGCTGGCGGAAACTTATTTTCAAAAAGCCCTGATTGGCGGCTCCATCGTAGCCATGGTGGCCGGGGTAGTCGGTTGCCTTGTGGTACTTCGACGCATGGCCTTTCTAGGCGACGCCCTCTCCCATGCCATGATCGCCGGGGTGGCCGGCGGCTATCTGGTCATGAAACTTTTTTTCGGCCTGGAAGCCCATGCCCCGGGCATGCTTTTAGGGTCCCTCATCGCCGCCGTGACTACAGTGGCCCTGATTTCCTTTGTCTCAAGAATTTCCCGGGTAAAAGAGGATACGGCCATCGGTATCATGTACACAGGAATCTTTGCTCTGGGCGTGGTTGCCGTCTCTATTTTTAGACACTACATCCATATTGATCTGATGCATTTCATCATGGGCGACATTTTGGGAGTCGCAGATACGGATCTTTGGGTCTCTGCCTTTGTAGCCGCCGGAGTCCTGAGCGTCATCATCCTTTTTTTCCGACATTTTCAACTGTCCACCTTTGATCCAATCATGGCCGCCTCCATCGGTCTGCCCGTGGTGCTTTTGGATTACCTGTTTACCACCTGCGTCTCTCTGGTGGTGGTCTCTGCGGTGAGTATGGTGGGGGTGATTCTGGTGGTGGGGCTTCTTATCACCCCGGCGGCAACCGCCTATCTTCTCTGCGACCGCCTGGACAAAATGATGATGCTCGCAGCTCTATTCGGGGTCACCTCGGTCATCGGAGGACTATATCTCTGCGTTTGGCTGGACTCGGCCGGAGGCGGCGCCATCATGCTTTTTTGCACCCTACAGTTCCTGGTGGTCTTGATGGTTGCACCCAAATACGGTCTGCTTGCCAGATGGATGCGACTGAGAAACCTGGTGCCCCAGCAGGTGGTGGAAGATGTTTTGACCACGGTGCTGCGAAATGGGAAACCCGCCCCTCCTGAGCTCATTCGCAAATATGCCGGGGAGGGGAAAGGCCTACAGAAAGCCCTTCGAAGAATGGTACAGGACGGTTTGCTCCGACATGATGACCAGGCCTATTCCCTGACGGACAAGGGAGAAAAAGAGGCCAGCATCGTACTGCGGGCCCACCGCCTCTGGGAGACTTATCTGAAAAACATTGGCACCCCGGAACAAGAGGTCCATGCCACTGCCCATCAGCTGGAGCATCTGGACCAAGCCCAGACACTGGCCTACCTGAATAAAAAATTAGGCAACCCCAAAATAGATCCTCACGGTAAAACCATTCCTACAAAATGA
- a CDS encoding metal ABC transporter ATP-binding protein: MIIDTPFAIEVSNLTVSYNARPALLDVSVRIEKDQLVGVIGPNGAGKSTFIKAILGFVKPDLGTVKIKGIHAKNAKGQVAYVPQRGAVDWDFPITVQEVVLMGRYQQIAWYNSPCKKDRSAAMEALDMVRMTNFAHRQIGELSGGQQQRVFMARALAQGSDILLLDEPFAGVDAATERAILDVLERAKKSGKTLVVVHHDLSTAAEYFDKLLLIKQRLYAYGEPDIVLQEDLLSQVYEGRLKIFKDVIKKERS; encoded by the coding sequence ATGATTATTGATACCCCTTTTGCCATTGAAGTATCGAACCTTACCGTCAGCTACAACGCCAGACCGGCCTTGCTGGATGTCAGCGTCAGGATTGAAAAAGATCAGTTGGTTGGGGTCATTGGCCCCAACGGCGCAGGAAAATCAACCTTTATCAAGGCCATCCTGGGTTTTGTTAAACCGGATCTGGGTACGGTAAAAATCAAGGGTATCCATGCAAAAAACGCCAAGGGTCAAGTCGCCTATGTCCCCCAGCGCGGAGCCGTGGACTGGGATTTTCCCATCACTGTCCAAGAAGTGGTCCTCATGGGACGATACCAGCAAATCGCCTGGTACAACTCTCCTTGTAAGAAAGACCGGAGTGCTGCCATGGAGGCCCTGGACATGGTGCGCATGACCAACTTTGCCCACCGGCAGATCGGCGAGCTTTCCGGTGGCCAGCAGCAACGGGTTTTCATGGCCCGGGCCCTGGCCCAGGGCAGCGACATCCTCCTGCTGGATGAACCCTTTGCCGGGGTGGATGCAGCTACAGAGCGAGCCATTCTGGACGTACTGGAGCGGGCCAAAAAATCTGGCAAGACGCTGGTGGTGGTCCACCACGACCTGTCCACGGCCGCAGAATACTTTGATAAGCTGCTACTCATCAAACAGCGCCTCTACGCATACGGAGAACCGGATATTGTTCTCCAGGAGGACCTGCTCAGCCAGGTCTATGAAGGCCGACTGAAAATTTTCAAGGATGTGATCAAAAAGGAGAGAAGTTGA
- a CDS encoding metal ABC transporter solute-binding protein, Zn/Mn family, whose protein sequence is MKFLFKKLPLFRSFLIFSSILLFSGLAGAAQLKKPVIVSSTTQIADFARQVVGDQAVVKSILAPGADPHTYNVTPDDVQIVLGADLCIENGLHLEGKNWMATLAQDAQKPLITATDGIQVLTISEGGQSLPDPHSWFSLKNAVVYVNNITRAIIALDPEHGAYYQARAKLFLQQLRVLDAWIREQLNMIPPQRRILVTTHDAFNYFCREYRLNENNDFLSIAPVGWSTGAEVGAGITPERRRKVIDSIRDSGAPAIFVETTINPKQIREIAKETGVKIGGELYSDSMGPEDSAGETYIGMMRENTLLIVNALK, encoded by the coding sequence ATGAAATTTTTATTTAAAAAATTGCCATTATTTCGTTCCTTCCTGATTTTCAGCTCAATCCTACTTTTTTCAGGATTGGCAGGAGCTGCTCAGTTAAAAAAGCCTGTGATCGTTTCATCGACCACGCAGATTGCCGATTTTGCCCGGCAGGTAGTAGGAGACCAAGCCGTAGTCAAGAGCATTCTGGCTCCGGGGGCTGATCCGCATACCTACAATGTCACCCCCGATGACGTTCAGATCGTGCTCGGCGCCGATCTTTGCATCGAAAACGGACTTCATCTGGAGGGTAAAAACTGGATGGCTACCCTTGCACAGGATGCCCAAAAACCCTTGATTACCGCCACCGACGGCATCCAAGTCCTTACCATCAGCGAAGGCGGCCAGTCTCTTCCCGATCCGCATTCCTGGTTCTCCTTGAAAAATGCCGTTGTATACGTCAACAATATCACCCGGGCCATCATTGCCCTGGATCCGGAACACGGGGCATATTACCAGGCCCGGGCCAAACTTTTTCTTCAGCAGTTACGGGTTCTGGACGCCTGGATCCGGGAGCAGCTTAACATGATTCCTCCCCAGCGGCGGATTCTGGTGACCACCCACGATGCATTTAACTATTTTTGCCGGGAATACAGGTTAAATGAAAATAATGATTTTCTTTCCATTGCTCCTGTGGGATGGTCAACCGGCGCGGAAGTCGGTGCCGGCATTACCCCGGAGCGCCGACGCAAAGTGATCGATTCCATCAGGGATTCCGGTGCCCCTGCCATCTTTGTTGAAACCACCATCAACCCCAAGCAGATCCGGGAGATCGCCAAGGAAACAGGCGTAAAAATCGGAGGCGAACTCTACTCCGACTCCATGGGACCGGAAGACTCTGCAGGGGAAACCTATATCGGCATGATGCGGGAGAACACCCTGCTCATCGTCAATGCTTTAAAATAG